The following proteins are encoded in a genomic region of Vibrio tasmaniensis:
- the rplU gene encoding 50S ribosomal protein L21 produces the protein MYAVFQSGGKQHRVSEGQTLRLEKLDVETGATVEFDKVLLVANGEEIAVGAPLVEGGKVTAEVVQHGRGDKVKIVKFRRRKHSRKQAGHRQWFTEVKITGINA, from the coding sequence ATGTACGCTGTTTTCCAATCTGGTGGCAAACAACACCGAGTAAGCGAAGGTCAAACACTTCGTTTAGAGAAATTAGACGTTGAAACTGGTGCAACTGTAGAATTTGATAAAGTTCTTCTTGTTGCTAACGGCGAAGAAATCGCTGTTGGTGCACCTCTTGTTGAAGGTGGCAAGGTTACTGCAGAAGTAGTACAACACGGTCGTGGCGATAAAGTAAAAATCGTTAAATTCCGTCGTCGTAAGCACTCGCGTAAGCAAGCTGGTCACCGTCAGTGGTTCACAGAAGTGAAAATCACTGGCATTAACGCTTAA
- the rpmA gene encoding 50S ribosomal protein L27, giving the protein MAHKKAGGSTNNGRDSESKRLGVKRFGGESVLAGNIIVRQRGTKFHAGTNVGIGKDHTLFALTEGKVKFAVKGPKNRKFVSIEAE; this is encoded by the coding sequence ATGGCACATAAAAAAGCTGGCGGTTCTACTAATAACGGCCGCGATTCAGAAAGCAAACGTCTTGGTGTTAAGCGTTTTGGTGGTGAATCTGTTCTTGCAGGTAACATCATCGTTCGTCAACGTGGTACTAAGTTCCACGCTGGCACAAACGTTGGCATCGGTAAAGACCATACTCTTTTCGCTCTTACTGAAGGTAAAGTGAAATTTGCAGTAAAAGGTCCTAAAAACCGTAAGTTTGTAAGCATCGAAGCTGAGTAA
- the argR gene encoding transcriptional regulator ArgR, whose product MRNTEKQDNLVRAFKSLLKEERFGSQGEIVDALKHEGFESINQSKVSRMLTKFGAVRTRNAKMEMVYCLPAELGVPTVSSSLRELVLDIDHNNALVVIHTGPGAAQLIARLLDSLGKSEGILGVVAGDDTIFITPTLSVTTKQLFDSVCELFEYAG is encoded by the coding sequence ATGCGCAATACAGAAAAACAAGACAACTTAGTTCGAGCTTTTAAATCGCTACTAAAAGAAGAACGTTTTGGTTCGCAAGGCGAGATTGTCGATGCCCTGAAGCATGAAGGCTTTGAAAGTATCAACCAATCTAAAGTTTCGCGTATGTTAACTAAGTTTGGCGCCGTACGAACACGCAATGCAAAAATGGAGATGGTTTACTGTCTTCCTGCTGAACTTGGTGTTCCGACAGTTTCTAGCTCTCTAAGAGAATTGGTCTTAGATATTGACCACAACAATGCGTTGGTTGTGATACACACTGGCCCTGGTGCCGCGCAGCTTATTGCTCGCTTATTAGATTCATTAGGTAAGTCAGAAGGCATACTGGGGGTAGTTGCTGGAGATGATACTATCTTCATTACTCCAACCTTATCAGTTACCACTAAGCAACTGTTCGATTCTGTATGCGAACTGTTTGAATACGCAGGATAA
- the ispB gene encoding octaprenyl diphosphate synthase yields MDFKAIQTLTANDMAKVNETIQAQLNSDVSLINQLGFYIVSGGGKRLRPLLALLSARALGYQGEAHITSAAFIEFIHTATLLHDDVVDESDMRRGKATANAAFGNAASVLVGDFIYTRSFQMMTTLGSLRILELMSESVNVIAEGEVQQLMNCNNPDTTEESYMQVIYSKTARLFEAATQIGAILTESSPEIETAMQNYGKYLGTAFQLIDDVMDYTADGKDMGKNVGDDLAEGKPTLPLLYAMRNGSPDQASMIREAIEKANGMERLDDIMSVMKETGSLEYTTNKAYEEADKAIAELSILPDSEYKQALTTLAHLAVKRSK; encoded by the coding sequence ATGGATTTTAAAGCTATCCAAACGCTTACTGCCAATGATATGGCAAAAGTGAATGAAACAATTCAAGCCCAACTTAATTCTGACGTAAGTTTAATCAACCAGCTTGGTTTTTATATCGTTAGCGGTGGTGGTAAACGCCTACGCCCTTTGCTTGCTCTTTTATCAGCTCGTGCACTTGGTTATCAAGGTGAAGCTCATATCACCTCAGCCGCCTTTATTGAGTTTATCCACACAGCAACATTGCTCCATGATGATGTTGTCGACGAATCGGACATGAGACGCGGCAAGGCTACAGCGAATGCTGCTTTTGGTAATGCCGCTAGCGTTTTGGTTGGTGATTTTATTTACACCCGCTCGTTCCAGATGATGACCACGCTAGGATCTTTAAGGATCCTTGAGCTAATGAGCGAATCAGTAAACGTGATTGCCGAGGGTGAAGTTCAACAACTGATGAACTGTAATAACCCAGACACCACAGAAGAAAGCTACATGCAGGTGATCTATTCAAAGACCGCTCGCTTGTTTGAAGCCGCAACGCAAATCGGCGCGATTCTTACAGAGTCTTCACCTGAAATCGAAACTGCGATGCAAAACTACGGTAAGTACCTAGGAACCGCATTCCAGCTTATTGATGATGTGATGGACTACACTGCTGATGGTAAAGATATGGGTAAAAATGTTGGTGATGACCTAGCAGAAGGCAAACCGACGTTACCGTTGCTTTACGCAATGCGTAATGGCTCGCCAGACCAAGCAAGTATGATTCGTGAAGCGATTGAAAAAGCCAATGGTATGGAACGTCTCGACGACATTATGTCTGTAATGAAAGAGACAGGCTCGTTAGAGTACACAACCAATAAAGCCTATGAAGAAGCTGATAAAGCGATAGCTGAGCTTTCTATTCTTCCTGATTCAGAATATAAGCAGGCTTTAACTACGCTAGCTCACCTTGCAGTAAAACGTAGTAAGTAA
- a CDS encoding TRAP transporter permease, which produces MTQTTSPSPDVQEMVAQSDTGARSPRGIQGRILWFVPLCWSLFQLWYASPLPFIFNFAILNDTEARAIHLTFAIFLAFTAYPAMKNSPRDRIPAIDWVLALVGSFSASYIYIFYTQLAERSGAPTTFDIVAAVFGMVLLLEATRRALGPPLMVVAAVFLLYTFGGPHMPDVIAHKGASLNKAMSHLWLTTEGVFGVALGVSTSFVFLFVLFGAMLERAGAGAYFIKVAFSLLGHMKGGPAKAAVVASGLSGLVSGSSIANVVTTGTFTIPLMKRVGFPGTKAGAVEVAASTNGQLTPPIMGAAAFLMVEYVGISYVEVIKAALLPALISYIALIYIVHLEACKAGMTGLPRRHTPTIVQSLLSFTGTILGLCVISAAVYYGVGWTKDVFGAAATPIVTVALLVSYVALVRVSAKYAAEGGMEIDENLTEVPDPGPTIKSGLHFLLPIVVLVWCLTVERFSPGLSAFWATVFMIFILITQRPLMTLMNKSDDLAEQTKAGFIDLAESLVSGARNMIGIGVATAAAGTVVGVVTLTGIGLVMTDFVEFISGGSIILMLLFTAVISLILGMGLPTTANYIVVSTLMAPVIVTLGAAHGLIIPLIAVHLFVFYFGILADDTPPVGLAAFAAAAIAKSDPIRTGIQGFTYDIRTAILPFMFIFNTQLLLMGIDSWWHLALTIFSSVTAVLIFAAATQGWWFTKNKWWETLLLLILTFSFFRPGFWWDMIYPEKVLSPGVEIAQITENLSVGQSLELRVGGENLEGNYSEKTVRLPFEDSATTSEDRIASMGLMLTQADDKMIVDMVEFGSPAEAAGIDFDWEIKSVIQDAERPMKEWVFLPALLILIGLAMNQRRRARKDEISA; this is translated from the coding sequence ATGACGCAGACAACATCACCGTCTCCAGATGTGCAAGAAATGGTGGCACAATCAGATACTGGTGCGCGTAGCCCTCGTGGTATCCAAGGCCGTATTTTATGGTTTGTGCCTCTATGTTGGTCACTGTTCCAACTTTGGTATGCATCTCCGCTGCCATTCATTTTTAACTTCGCAATTTTAAACGACACTGAAGCTCGAGCAATTCACCTTACGTTTGCTATTTTCTTAGCCTTTACCGCTTATCCAGCCATGAAAAATTCGCCTAGGGATCGTATCCCAGCAATCGATTGGGTATTAGCGCTTGTAGGTAGCTTTTCAGCTTCTTATATCTATATTTTCTATACTCAACTCGCTGAACGCTCGGGTGCACCGACAACATTCGATATTGTTGCGGCCGTATTCGGTATGGTTCTACTGCTTGAAGCAACACGACGCGCTTTAGGTCCACCTCTTATGGTTGTGGCAGCAGTCTTCCTACTTTACACCTTTGGCGGTCCACACATGCCAGACGTTATTGCCCACAAAGGCGCGAGCCTGAACAAGGCAATGTCGCATCTGTGGTTAACAACAGAAGGTGTGTTCGGTGTTGCTCTTGGCGTATCAACGTCATTCGTATTCTTGTTTGTACTGTTTGGTGCAATGCTAGAACGAGCAGGCGCCGGTGCTTACTTTATCAAGGTCGCATTCTCACTACTAGGCCACATGAAAGGCGGCCCAGCGAAAGCGGCCGTTGTCGCGTCAGGTCTATCGGGCCTAGTTTCCGGTTCATCTATCGCTAACGTAGTCACCACAGGTACCTTTACTATTCCGCTAATGAAGCGTGTCGGTTTCCCGGGTACAAAAGCGGGTGCGGTAGAAGTCGCAGCTTCAACCAATGGTCAATTAACACCACCGATCATGGGTGCAGCAGCATTCTTGATGGTTGAGTATGTGGGCATCTCTTACGTAGAAGTAATCAAAGCAGCACTACTGCCCGCTCTGATCTCTTACATCGCCCTGATTTACATTGTTCACTTAGAGGCATGTAAAGCAGGTATGACGGGCTTACCTCGTCGTCACACACCAACTATCGTACAAAGCCTACTCTCTTTCACTGGTACTATCTTAGGCCTATGTGTCATCAGTGCTGCGGTTTACTACGGTGTCGGCTGGACGAAAGACGTCTTTGGCGCAGCAGCCACACCAATTGTGACTGTTGCTCTATTAGTCTCTTATGTCGCTCTGGTTCGAGTTTCAGCAAAATACGCAGCTGAAGGTGGCATGGAAATCGACGAGAACCTAACAGAAGTTCCGGATCCGGGCCCAACGATTAAGTCTGGCCTTCACTTCCTACTGCCTATCGTAGTTCTAGTTTGGTGTTTAACGGTTGAACGTTTCTCTCCAGGTCTGTCGGCATTCTGGGCGACCGTGTTCATGATTTTCATTTTGATCACTCAGCGCCCTTTAATGACTCTGATGAACAAATCAGACGATCTTGCAGAACAAACAAAAGCAGGCTTCATTGATCTAGCAGAGAGCTTAGTTTCAGGCGCACGTAACATGATCGGTATCGGTGTAGCGACAGCTGCAGCAGGTACGGTTGTCGGCGTGGTAACGCTGACAGGTATCGGCCTTGTAATGACCGATTTTGTTGAGTTCATCTCGGGCGGTAGCATCATTCTAATGTTGTTATTCACTGCGGTAATCAGCTTGATCTTAGGTATGGGCTTGCCAACAACGGCGAACTACATCGTTGTATCAACATTGATGGCACCAGTAATTGTTACCTTAGGTGCAGCGCACGGCTTGATCATTCCACTGATTGCGGTTCACTTATTCGTGTTCTACTTCGGTATTCTTGCGGACGATACACCTCCGGTAGGTTTGGCTGCATTTGCGGCCGCCGCGATTGCGAAATCAGACCCGATTCGCACTGGTATTCAAGGTTTTACCTACGATATCCGGACTGCGATATTACCGTTCATGTTCATCTTCAATACCCAACTACTGTTGATGGGCATTGATTCTTGGTGGCACTTAGCACTGACTATTTTCTCTTCTGTGACTGCGGTACTTATCTTTGCAGCAGCGACACAAGGTTGGTGGTTCACTAAGAACAAGTGGTGGGAAACGTTGCTACTGTTGATTCTGACCTTCTCTTTCTTCCGTCCAGGTTTCTGGTGGGACATGATTTATCCAGAGAAAGTTCTTTCACCTGGAGTTGAGATCGCTCAAATCACAGAAAATCTATCTGTGGGACAATCACTTGAATTGAGAGTCGGTGGCGAAAACTTAGAAGGTAACTATTCTGAGAAAACAGTTCGCCTTCCGTTTGAAGATTCTGCGACAACAAGTGAAGACCGCATTGCTTCAATGGGCTTAATGCTGACACAAGCTGACGACAAGATGATTGTTGATATGGTTGAGTTTGGTAGCCCTGCAGAAGCCGCTGGCATTGACTTTGACTGGGAAATTAAATCCGT
- a CDS encoding TAXI family TRAP transporter solute-binding subunit encodes MAFTKLIKVGAIAAAVMGAGAVNAQEFITIGTGSVTGVYYPTGGAICKLVNKGRKDHNIRCSVESTGGSIYNVNTIRAGELDFGVVQSDWQYHGYNGTSKFKDQGEYKKLRAMFSLHTEPFNIIARTDAGINNVSDLVGKRVNIGNPGSGDRATMGVVMDSMGWTNDSFKLASELKGSERSQALCDNKIDAFIYMVGHPNGSIKEATTSCDAKLVSATGPQIDKIVAENPYYAYSTVPAGMYRGTDADVNSFGVAATMVTTSDVSDEVAYNVAKAVFENFATFKRLHPAFANLKKEDMVKAGISIPLHPGAAKYYKEVGLLK; translated from the coding sequence ATGGCATTTACCAAACTGATTAAAGTTGGGGCTATTGCAGCAGCTGTAATGGGCGCTGGCGCAGTTAACGCTCAAGAGTTCATCACAATTGGTACTGGTTCAGTAACGGGTGTTTATTACCCGACTGGTGGTGCAATTTGTAAGCTAGTGAACAAAGGCCGTAAAGACCACAACATTCGTTGTTCTGTCGAGTCTACTGGCGGTTCAATCTACAACGTTAATACCATCCGTGCTGGTGAACTAGATTTCGGTGTTGTTCAATCGGACTGGCAATACCACGGCTACAACGGTACAAGTAAGTTCAAAGACCAAGGCGAATACAAGAAACTTCGTGCTATGTTCTCTCTACATACAGAACCGTTCAACATCATCGCTCGCACCGATGCTGGTATTAACAATGTTTCTGACCTAGTTGGTAAACGTGTCAACATTGGTAACCCAGGTTCTGGTGACCGTGCAACTATGGGTGTTGTAATGGACTCAATGGGTTGGACTAACGACAGCTTCAAGCTTGCTTCTGAACTAAAAGGTTCTGAGCGCTCACAAGCACTTTGTGATAACAAGATTGATGCATTCATCTACATGGTTGGTCACCCGAACGGATCAATTAAAGAAGCGACAACATCTTGTGATGCAAAACTGGTTTCTGCAACCGGTCCACAGATCGACAAAATCGTCGCTGAAAACCCATACTACGCATACAGCACAGTACCTGCTGGTATGTACCGCGGTACAGATGCTGACGTAAACAGCTTCGGTGTTGCAGCAACTATGGTAACAACTTCAGACGTTTCAGATGAAGTCGCTTACAACGTTGCTAAAGCAGTATTTGAAAACTTCGCAACATTCAAACGCCTGCACCCTGCATTTGCTAACCTGAAAAAAGAAGACATGGTTAAAGCGGGTATCTCAATCCCTCTTCACCCAGGCGCAGCAAAATACTACAAAGAAGTAGGTCTTCTAAAGTAA
- the mdh gene encoding malate dehydrogenase — protein MKVAVIGAAGGIGQALALLLKNRLPAGSDLALYDIAPVTPGVAADLSHIPTPVSIKGYAGEDPTPALEGADVVLISAGVARKPGMDRADLFNVNAGIVKSLAEKIAVTCPTACVGIITNPVNTTVPIAAEVLKKAGVYDKRRLFGITTLDVIRSETFVAELKDKDPGDVRVPVIGGHSGVTILPLLSQVEGVEFTDEEIAALTTRIQNAGTEVVEAKAGGGSATLSMGQAACRFGLALVKALQGEENVIECAYVEGEGEHAPFFAQPVKLGKEGAEAILSYGELSDFERNALDSMLETLNGDIEIGVEFAK, from the coding sequence ATGAAAGTAGCTGTTATTGGTGCCGCTGGTGGCATCGGTCAAGCCCTAGCCCTACTATTAAAGAATCGTCTGCCTGCTGGTTCAGATCTTGCACTTTACGACATCGCTCCGGTAACTCCGGGTGTTGCTGCCGATCTTAGCCATATCCCAACGCCTGTTTCGATTAAGGGCTACGCGGGTGAAGATCCAACGCCGGCACTGGAAGGTGCGGATGTTGTACTTATTTCTGCAGGTGTTGCTCGTAAACCCGGTATGGATCGTGCGGATCTTTTCAACGTGAATGCTGGCATTGTTAAGTCTCTTGCTGAGAAAATCGCAGTTACTTGTCCTACGGCTTGTGTTGGTATCATCACGAACCCAGTAAACACAACTGTGCCAATTGCTGCTGAAGTACTAAAGAAAGCGGGTGTTTACGACAAGCGACGTTTATTCGGTATTACAACTCTTGATGTCATTCGTTCTGAAACGTTCGTTGCTGAGCTGAAAGATAAAGATCCAGGCGATGTTCGTGTTCCTGTTATCGGCGGTCACTCTGGTGTAACTATCCTTCCTCTTCTTTCTCAAGTTGAAGGTGTTGAGTTTACTGATGAAGAAATCGCAGCGCTAACAACTCGCATCCAAAATGCGGGTACTGAAGTAGTAGAAGCTAAAGCGGGTGGCGGTAGTGCGACTCTATCTATGGGTCAAGCGGCTTGTCGCTTCGGTCTTGCACTAGTTAAAGCACTGCAAGGCGAAGAGAACGTGATTGAGTGTGCATACGTTGAAGGTGAAGGCGAGCACGCACCATTCTTCGCACAACCAGTTAAACTTGGCAAAGAGGGCGCTGAAGCGATCCTTAGCTATGGTGAACTGAGCGACTTCGAACGCAACGCACTAGACAGCATGCTAGAAACGCTAAATGGCGATATTGAGATTGGTGTTGAATTCGCTAAATAA
- the cgtA gene encoding Obg family GTPase CgtA, with amino-acid sequence MKFVDEASVKIEAGDGGNGTVSFWREKFVAKGGPDGGDGGDGGDVYIQADENLNTLIDYRFQRFYNAERGENGRGGNCTGKRGKDMTMKVPVGTRAVDIHTNEIVAEVAEHGKKVMVGKGGWHGLGNTRFKSSVNRAPRQKTMGTKGEVRELRLELLLLADVGMLGLPNAGKSTFIRSVSAAKPKVADYPFTTLIPSLGVVSVVPEKSFVVADIPGLIEGAADGAGLGIRFLKHLERCRVLLHMIDILPIDGSDPIQNALTIIDELEQYSEKVAQKPRWLVFNKVDLMPEEEADEKIQEIVEALGWEGEYFKISAVNKIGTKDLCFKLGEFMENLPREVEAIEEEEKVNFMWDDYHKDAMAGKNVVTEDDDDWDDWDDEEDDGHVIYVRD; translated from the coding sequence ATGAAATTCGTTGATGAAGCATCAGTAAAAATAGAAGCCGGTGATGGCGGTAATGGTACAGTAAGCTTTTGGCGCGAAAAATTCGTCGCTAAAGGTGGTCCTGACGGCGGTGATGGCGGTGATGGTGGTGATGTTTACATTCAAGCGGATGAAAACTTAAACACGCTGATCGATTACCGTTTCCAACGTTTTTACAATGCAGAGCGTGGCGAAAATGGCCGCGGTGGTAACTGTACTGGTAAACGTGGTAAAGATATGACCATGAAAGTACCTGTAGGTACTCGTGCTGTTGACATCCACACTAACGAAATCGTTGCTGAAGTTGCTGAACATGGCAAAAAAGTAATGGTTGGTAAAGGTGGTTGGCACGGTCTTGGTAATACGCGTTTTAAGTCGTCGGTTAACCGTGCTCCTCGTCAAAAGACAATGGGTACTAAAGGTGAAGTTCGCGAACTGCGTTTAGAGCTTCTTCTGTTAGCGGATGTTGGTATGCTTGGCTTGCCAAACGCTGGTAAATCTACTTTTATTCGCTCAGTATCTGCTGCGAAACCGAAAGTTGCTGATTACCCGTTTACGACGCTAATCCCTAGCTTAGGTGTGGTAAGTGTTGTCCCTGAAAAGAGCTTCGTTGTTGCTGACATCCCAGGACTAATCGAAGGTGCCGCTGATGGCGCTGGTCTTGGTATTCGTTTCTTGAAGCACCTTGAGCGTTGTCGTGTTCTTCTGCATATGATCGATATTTTGCCGATTGATGGTTCTGATCCTATTCAGAATGCATTGACGATCATTGACGAGCTTGAGCAATACAGCGAAAAAGTAGCACAGAAACCTCGCTGGTTAGTATTCAATAAAGTTGATCTAATGCCTGAAGAAGAAGCAGACGAAAAGATTCAAGAAATCGTCGAAGCTTTAGGTTGGGAAGGCGAGTACTTCAAGATCTCTGCTGTAAACAAGATCGGCACGAAAGATCTTTGCTTTAAACTGGGTGAGTTCATGGAGAATCTACCTCGTGAAGTTGAAGCAATTGAAGAAGAAGAAAAAGTTAACTTTATGTGGGATGACTACCATAAAGATGCGATGGCCGGTAAGAATGTCGTTACAGAAGATGACGACGATTGGGATGACTGGGATGACGAAGAAGATGACGGTCATGTTATCTATGTTCGTGACTAA